The following coding sequences lie in one Vibrio casei genomic window:
- the surA gene encoding peptidylprolyl isomerase SurA, whose translation MKIWIPALFSVLTLLGSPIVSATPQSLDHVVAIVNNGVILQTDIDTAMKTVKANAGEKGQPLPPADVLKEQVLEKLVLDEIQLQEAKRMGIQIDDQRLDQAIQSIAKENGQTLEQLTASLQLQGLTYPVFREQIRKEMAVSEARNAQVRRRVNISPSEVETLAALLAERTTETVEYKIAQIQLHFSDDKEATEQQAEELVSRLKQGEDFSTLAYTYSKGPKALQGGDWGWMRKEEMPTIFADQITTQGRGAIIGPFRSGVGFHILMIQDVKGLETVAVTEVNAQHILIKPSIILSDEGAKKELDGFIEQINSGKRTFGELAQQYSQDPGSAVANGILGFQTADNYVPEFKHQVETLPIGQISPPFKTVHGWHIVKVLDRRSVDKTESAMKNRAYQILFKRKFNEEAGAWLQEIRASAYVEVLDKNNEQNNNDKG comes from the coding sequence ATGAAGATATGGATCCCCGCATTATTCAGTGTATTGACCCTTCTCGGCTCACCAATTGTGTCGGCTACGCCACAATCACTCGATCACGTTGTTGCTATCGTCAATAATGGTGTAATTTTACAGACCGATATCGACACAGCAATGAAAACGGTTAAAGCTAATGCAGGCGAAAAAGGACAACCACTCCCCCCAGCGGACGTCCTCAAAGAGCAAGTATTAGAAAAGTTGGTACTCGATGAAATTCAATTACAAGAAGCAAAACGAATGGGGATTCAAATTGATGACCAACGTTTAGATCAAGCAATTCAAAGCATCGCGAAAGAAAATGGTCAAACTCTTGAACAATTAACAGCATCGTTGCAACTACAAGGACTCACTTACCCAGTATTTCGTGAGCAGATCCGTAAAGAAATGGCGGTTAGTGAAGCGAGGAACGCCCAAGTACGACGCCGAGTGAATATTTCGCCATCTGAAGTTGAAACCCTCGCCGCACTATTAGCAGAAAGAACGACGGAAACGGTCGAGTATAAAATAGCTCAAATACAATTACATTTTTCTGATGATAAAGAAGCAACCGAACAACAGGCCGAAGAACTAGTCTCCCGATTAAAACAAGGCGAAGATTTCTCGACCTTAGCCTACACCTACTCAAAAGGCCCTAAAGCTTTACAAGGTGGTGATTGGGGGTGGATGCGCAAAGAAGAAATGCCAACTATATTTGCCGACCAAATTACCACCCAAGGCCGTGGCGCGATTATTGGTCCATTTCGTAGTGGCGTGGGTTTCCACATTTTGATGATACAAGATGTAAAAGGTCTGGAAACGGTTGCTGTGACTGAGGTCAATGCTCAACACATTCTCATTAAACCTTCTATCATCTTAAGTGATGAAGGGGCGAAAAAAGAATTAGATGGTTTCATTGAACAAATTAACTCAGGTAAACGAACATTTGGGGAGTTAGCCCAACAATATAGCCAAGATCCTGGTTCAGCCGTTGCTAATGGTATATTAGGATTCCAGACAGCAGACAACTACGTACCTGAATTTAAACATCAAGTCGAAACATTACCAATTGGACAAATAAGCCCTCCATTCAAAACAGTTCATGGTTGGCACATTGTAAAAGTCCTCGATCGTCGCTCGGTCGATAAAACAGAATCAGCCATGAAAAATCGCGCCTATCAAATATTGTTTAAGCGTAAATTTAATGAAGAAGCTGGCGCATGGCTGCAAGAAATTAGAGCCAGTGCCTACGTTGAAGTTTTAGATAAAAATAATGAGCAAAATAACAATGACAAAGGTTAA
- a CDS encoding DUF547 domain-containing protein — protein MYRLTLLLLSLFSFSSIAAPKAELWPYWNVSNEKSTQVIDHSAWQTILDHNLVVESKNHLFRYATMSDKDKQTLHHYLQSLAKLDPRQLNRQEQFAYWINLYNALTVKLIIDHYPLQSITKLGGLFSFGPWDDNITTINKKELTLNDIEHRILRPIWKDKRIHYALNCASLGCPNLASNAFTSSNTEALLKQAENEFVNSNKGVNIHNDTVQLSSIFKWYAIDFGGESEVIKYLSSFYPSLSQITKKPSYDYNWALNEKKE, from the coding sequence ATGTATCGACTCACGCTTTTACTACTTTCTCTTTTTTCTTTTAGCTCGATTGCCGCGCCTAAGGCTGAGCTTTGGCCTTATTGGAATGTGAGCAACGAAAAGAGTACTCAAGTTATCGACCATTCCGCATGGCAAACTATTCTCGATCATAACCTCGTTGTCGAAAGCAAAAATCACTTATTTCGTTATGCCACCATGAGTGATAAAGACAAACAAACGCTTCATCACTATCTGCAATCTTTAGCCAAGCTAGACCCACGCCAACTGAACAGACAAGAACAATTCGCCTATTGGATCAATCTATACAATGCATTAACCGTAAAACTTATTATTGATCATTATCCGCTACAATCCATCACCAAACTTGGTGGCCTCTTTTCGTTTGGCCCATGGGATGACAACATCACAACTATCAATAAAAAAGAGTTAACGTTAAATGATATTGAACATCGTATTTTACGCCCTATCTGGAAAGATAAACGAATCCATTATGCCCTCAATTGTGCCAGCTTAGGTTGCCCGAATTTAGCGTCTAACGCCTTTACCTCAAGCAATACCGAAGCGTTATTAAAACAGGCTGAAAATGAATTTGTGAATAGCAATAAAGGCGTCAACATCCACAATGATACGGTGCAATTGTCATCAATTTTCAAATGGTATGCGATCGATTTTGGCGGAGAATCTGAGGTCATAAAATACCTTTCTTCATTTTATCCATCACTTAGCCAGATAACGAAAAAGCCCAGTTATGATTACAACTGGGCTTTAAATGAAAAGAAAGAATGA
- the djlA gene encoding co-chaperone DjlA → MLGKLLGILFGSMIGAIPGAIIGCFIGHQFDKARRNQRGFQSAFGSGASQAERQTEFFQAAYAVMGHVAKAKGQVTKEEIQLASVMMDRMNLSDEQKKIAQEAFRQGKESDFPLLETLRKVRFSAGRRRDLLQFFLELQISAAFADGELHPSEIQVLQTVAQELGFTAQYLQQRLRMQEAAFRFQQGGGFGGYQQQGQQSGGGQWQQRTTASQLNDAYDLLGVDKEADSKTIKRAHRKLMNEHHPDKLVAKGLPPEMMEVAKQKAQEIQSAYDLIKKEKGFK, encoded by the coding sequence ATGTTAGGTAAATTATTAGGTATTCTGTTTGGCTCGATGATTGGCGCGATTCCTGGCGCGATTATTGGGTGCTTTATAGGTCACCAGTTTGATAAAGCACGAAGAAATCAGCGCGGGTTCCAATCTGCATTTGGCTCTGGGGCATCTCAAGCGGAACGCCAAACGGAATTTTTTCAGGCTGCTTATGCGGTTATGGGGCATGTTGCGAAAGCCAAGGGCCAAGTAACGAAAGAAGAAATTCAATTGGCTTCGGTCATGATGGATCGCATGAACCTTAGCGATGAGCAAAAGAAAATTGCTCAAGAAGCTTTTCGCCAAGGGAAGGAATCAGATTTTCCATTGTTAGAAACTTTGCGTAAGGTGCGATTTTCGGCAGGTCGCCGACGTGATTTGTTGCAGTTTTTCCTTGAATTACAAATTTCAGCGGCTTTTGCTGATGGTGAATTACACCCTAGTGAAATACAAGTCCTGCAAACTGTTGCGCAAGAGTTAGGATTTACGGCTCAATATTTACAGCAGCGTTTGCGGATGCAAGAAGCGGCATTTCGTTTTCAGCAAGGTGGTGGTTTTGGCGGCTATCAGCAGCAAGGCCAACAATCTGGCGGGGGGCAGTGGCAACAACGTACCACAGCTTCACAACTGAACGATGCTTATGATTTATTAGGTGTGGATAAAGAAGCTGATTCTAAAACCATCAAACGGGCTCACCGTAAGCTGATGAATGAGCACCATCCTGATAAGCTAGTTGCAAAAGGTTTACCACCAGAGATGATGGAAGTCGCAAAACAAAAAGCGCAAGAAATTCAGAGCGCTTATGATCTTATTAAGAAAGAAAAAGGATTTAAGTAA
- the leuD gene encoding 3-isopropylmalate dehydratase small subunit, translated as MSQGFQKHTGLVVPLDIANIDTDAIIPKQFLQKVTRTGFGQHLFNDWRFLDDAGQQPNPEFIMNKPRYQGASILLARENFGCGSSREHAPWALADYGIQVMIAPSFADIFYGNSINNQLVPVKLTESEVDELFQFVETNEGAQITVDLEAMSVSANGKAYSFEIDEFRRHCLLNGLDNIGLTLQHADKIAEFENNIPSFLK; from the coding sequence ATGTCACAAGGATTTCAAAAACATACCGGCCTAGTGGTTCCATTGGATATTGCTAATATTGATACCGATGCGATCATTCCAAAACAGTTTCTGCAAAAAGTAACCCGTACTGGATTTGGTCAACACTTGTTTAATGATTGGCGTTTTTTAGATGATGCCGGGCAACAACCAAACCCTGAATTCATTATGAACAAACCTCGTTATCAAGGCGCCAGTATTTTGCTAGCGCGTGAAAACTTTGGTTGTGGCTCATCGCGTGAGCATGCGCCTTGGGCATTAGCCGATTACGGTATTCAAGTGATGATTGCGCCAAGTTTTGCTGATATTTTCTATGGTAACTCGATCAACAACCAACTTGTGCCTGTAAAATTAACCGAAAGTGAAGTCGATGAATTATTCCAATTTGTTGAAACCAATGAAGGGGCACAAATCACCGTTGATCTAGAAGCAATGAGTGTTTCAGCCAACGGGAAAGCCTATTCGTTTGAAATTGATGAATTCCGCCGTCATTGCCTATTAAATGGCTTGGATAACATCGGTCTAACCTTACAACACGCCGATAAAATCGCGGAATTTGAAAATAATATTCCAAGCTTTTTGAAATAA
- the lptD gene encoding LPS assembly protein LptD: MFSISRTFLTTLISAAFLPTAFANESSSDSVPEIIPTDQCIAPEKTSPDAPEEPVNIEADSINAKGRNEAVYQGDVVVTQGHKTITADTVTVNQADNSVLADGNVTMNDGQIKSKSNKVKSDLKGDRIEFHNTQYKLLCQTARGEAAYILKDGQAIYSMEDGSLTTCPEGNKSWRVKASDIDIDNDEEEATFYNTRFEILDVPVFYWPYITVPIGDKRKTGFLYPTGGYDTKNGLEINVPIYFNLAPNYDLTTTINYMEKRGVQFNNELRYLTDGFGSGTVNFEYLNDDDLYQDKGARWGLNLTHDGIYDRNWKFSVDYSRVSDDTYLDDLDSSIGNREDGQLLQSGEVSYRTDFSDTTLKVRDFQILTGATPYRLMPQLQYQYHRPEVLPHVNFEWDSHISRFETDNDQLPDATRVHVEPSLIVPFYAPWGQLTSEAKLMYTYYEQDLKNGSVSAADSDLKESAQRVVPEYRLNGSLFMDNNQRLLGGYTQTLEPRMQYLYIPEVDQSEIYSGYDTTLLQSDYYGLFRDMKYSSVDFIAPANQLSYGATSRFYDENYKERFNLSLGQIYYINPSSDEANLSAWALENEWNISDSWLYKGGLQYDSNVSTLQLANSTLEYKIPSGGYAQLNYRYISKDYIADNAPNISESQLNTYTRDGISQAGILTNFTVAQRWSVQANYYHDMTENDMLESLLGVTYNDDCWFLGLTFSRHILSSGDVAQIYPEPGPEYESKVSLNIGIKGLGQNAGVEYSDGGNSLGYGRPFSLAN, encoded by the coding sequence ATGTTTTCAATTTCTCGCACTTTTCTTACCACACTTATAAGTGCAGCCTTTTTGCCTACCGCTTTCGCAAATGAAAGTAGTAGTGATAGTGTGCCGGAAATCATTCCTACCGATCAATGTATCGCACCGGAAAAAACATCACCTGACGCTCCTGAAGAGCCCGTCAATATCGAAGCCGATAGCATTAATGCAAAAGGACGAAATGAAGCGGTCTACCAAGGTGATGTTGTCGTAACCCAAGGCCACAAAACCATCACAGCAGATACTGTCACCGTCAACCAAGCGGACAATAGTGTACTCGCAGACGGTAATGTGACAATGAACGATGGACAAATCAAGTCTAAATCCAATAAAGTCAAATCCGATCTTAAAGGCGATCGCATTGAGTTCCATAACACCCAGTATAAATTACTTTGTCAAACCGCCCGTGGAGAAGCCGCTTATATTTTAAAAGATGGCCAAGCGATCTATAGCATGGAAGATGGCTCGTTAACCACTTGCCCAGAAGGCAATAAATCCTGGCGAGTCAAAGCCTCTGATATTGATATCGATAATGATGAAGAAGAAGCGACGTTTTATAATACGCGCTTTGAAATTCTCGATGTACCTGTTTTTTATTGGCCTTACATTACCGTACCGATCGGTGACAAACGTAAAACAGGTTTTTTATACCCGACGGGAGGCTACGATACTAAGAATGGTTTAGAAATTAATGTCCCTATCTATTTTAACTTAGCGCCTAATTACGATTTAACCACCACGATAAACTATATGGAAAAGCGTGGCGTTCAATTTAATAATGAACTTCGTTACCTAACGGATGGCTTTGGCTCCGGTACAGTAAATTTTGAATACCTAAATGATGACGACCTCTACCAAGATAAAGGGGCTCGCTGGGGATTAAACTTAACTCATGATGGCATCTATGATCGCAATTGGAAGTTCTCAGTTGATTACTCCCGAGTCAGCGATGATACTTACTTAGATGATCTAGACTCAAGCATCGGTAATCGTGAAGATGGTCAATTACTTCAATCGGGTGAAGTCTCTTACCGTACTGATTTCTCAGATACCACATTAAAAGTTCGTGACTTTCAAATTCTTACTGGGGCAACGCCTTACCGCTTAATGCCACAATTACAATATCAATACCACAGACCTGAAGTACTGCCTCATGTTAATTTTGAATGGGACAGCCACATCAGTCGCTTTGAAACAGATAACGATCAATTACCTGACGCTACTCGTGTTCATGTTGAGCCAAGCCTTATTGTGCCGTTTTATGCACCTTGGGGGCAGCTAACCTCTGAAGCAAAGTTAATGTATACCTATTACGAACAAGATTTGAAAAATGGAAGTGTTTCAGCTGCAGATTCCGATCTAAAAGAAAGCGCACAGCGAGTGGTGCCTGAATATCGCCTTAACGGCTCATTGTTCATGGATAACAACCAACGCTTACTTGGCGGTTACACTCAAACGCTTGAACCTCGTATGCAGTATCTTTATATCCCCGAAGTCGATCAATCGGAAATATACAGTGGTTACGATACAACACTCTTACAATCGGATTACTATGGCTTATTCCGCGATATGAAATACAGTAGTGTTGACTTTATTGCGCCTGCAAATCAGTTAAGCTACGGGGCTACATCACGTTTTTATGACGAGAACTATAAAGAACGTTTCAACTTATCACTTGGTCAAATTTATTACATTAATCCAAGCAGTGATGAAGCCAATCTTTCTGCTTGGGCTCTGGAAAATGAATGGAATATAAGTGATTCCTGGCTTTATAAAGGCGGACTACAATACGACAGCAATGTATCCACTTTACAGTTGGCAAATAGCACCCTCGAATATAAGATCCCATCCGGTGGCTACGCCCAGCTAAACTATCGCTATATCTCTAAAGATTACATAGCAGATAACGCGCCCAACATTTCAGAAAGTCAGCTCAACACCTACACACGAGACGGCATTTCACAAGCAGGTATTTTGACCAATTTTACCGTTGCTCAACGTTGGAGTGTGCAAGCAAACTACTATCACGACATGACTGAAAACGACATGTTAGAAAGCTTACTTGGCGTGACTTATAATGATGACTGCTGGTTCCTTGGCCTTACCTTCTCTCGTCATATATTATCTTCTGGTGATGTGGCTCAAATATACCCAGAGCCGGGCCCAGAATACGAATCTAAAGTCAGTTTAAATATCGGCATCAAAGGCTTAGGCCAAAATGCAGGCGTAGAATACAGCGATGGTGGTAACTCACTCGGTTACGGTCGCCCATTTAGCCTTGCCAATTAA